Proteins encoded in a region of the Paenibacillus pedocola genome:
- a CDS encoding SGNH/GDSL hydrolase family protein: MPETTRVYTATENHVKIIGRTHYYNEVLWLALSGGGVEFSFYGKKAEITLKGDAIALTGNNLARIGISVNGKQVIDDQMDQPLKSYTVFESDTEQDITVTVIKLSEAAMSTVGIQEIAVDAADGIKPTPPKLHSIEFIGDSITCGYGVDDEHELHSFSTATEDVTKAYAYLAAQQLQADYSMVSYSGYGIITGYTENDQKLTTHLLPDYYEKVGKSEGELDDTLLPQEVPWDFNKLVPDLIVINLGTNDDSYTKEDSGKQAEYAQEYVEFLKMVRRNNPHAPILCTLGIMGGRLYPYVEQAVSVYSRETGDSNITAMKFDEQLTADGYAADFHPSQATHRKAAKQLTAQIREFLNW; the protein is encoded by the coding sequence ATGCCGGAAACAACCAGGGTGTATACAGCAACAGAGAACCATGTCAAAATCATCGGGCGGACCCACTATTATAATGAGGTGCTGTGGCTGGCGCTTTCGGGCGGCGGTGTGGAATTCTCATTCTATGGAAAGAAAGCGGAGATTACCTTAAAAGGTGATGCTATTGCCTTAACCGGTAATAATCTGGCCCGTATTGGCATTAGTGTAAACGGAAAACAAGTCATTGACGATCAAATGGATCAGCCTTTGAAATCATATACGGTATTTGAAAGCGATACGGAGCAGGATATCACGGTAACGGTTATTAAATTATCAGAGGCGGCGATGTCAACGGTTGGGATTCAAGAGATCGCTGTTGATGCTGCGGATGGCATTAAGCCCACCCCGCCCAAATTACATTCGATTGAATTCATTGGCGATTCAATTACCTGCGGCTATGGTGTTGATGATGAGCATGAGCTGCATTCTTTCTCCACAGCTACAGAAGATGTCACGAAAGCCTATGCATACCTGGCCGCTCAGCAGCTTCAAGCCGACTACAGCATGGTTTCATACAGCGGATATGGCATTATTACAGGCTACACGGAAAATGATCAAAAGCTTACTACACATCTTCTTCCGGACTACTATGAAAAAGTGGGCAAGTCTGAGGGGGAATTGGACGATACACTGCTGCCCCAGGAAGTACCTTGGGATTTCAACAAGCTTGTGCCGGACCTGATCGTCATTAACCTCGGAACAAACGATGATTCCTACACCAAAGAGGATTCCGGTAAGCAGGCAGAATATGCTCAGGAGTATGTTGAATTTCTTAAAATGGTCAGACGCAACAATCCCCATGCTCCCATTCTGTGTACGCTGGGAATTATGGGGGGGCGGCTGTATCCTTATGTTGAACAAGCAGTTAGCGTGTACAGCCGGGAAACAGGGGATAGCAATATAACAGCAATGAAGTTTGACGAGCAGCTGACGGCTGACGGCTATGCCGCCGATTTCCACCCGTCCCAGGCCACACACCGGAAAGCGGCCAAGCAACTGACTGCTCAAATAAGAGAGTTTTTGAACTGGTGA